In a genomic window of Drosophila takahashii strain IR98-3 E-12201 chromosome 3L, DtakHiC1v2, whole genome shotgun sequence:
- the IleRS gene encoding isoleucine--tRNA ligase, cytoplasmic gives MGKKLERSDVCRVPENINFPAEEENVLQQWRDENIFEKCSQLSKGKPKYTFYDGPPFATGLPHYGHILAGTIKDIVTRYAYQQGYHVDRRFGWDCHGLPVEFEIDKLLNIRGPEDVAKMGIAAYNAECRKIVMRYADEWENVVTRVGRWIDFKNDYKTLYPWYMESIWWIFKQLFDKGLVYQGVKVMPYSTACTTSLSNFEANQNYKEVVDPCVVIALEAVSLPNTFFLVWTTTPWTLPSNFACCVHPTMTYVKVRDVKSDRLFVLAESRLSYVYKTEAEYEIKDKFAGKTLKDLHYKPLFPYFEKRGAEVKAFRVLVDEYVTEDSGTGIVHNAPYFGEDDYRVCLAAGLITKSSEVLCPVDEAGRFTKEASDFEGQYVKDADKQIMAVLKARGNLVSSGQVKHSYPFCWRSDTPLIYKAVPSWFVRVEHMSKNLLDCSSQTYWVPDFVKEKRFGNWLKEARDWAISRNRYWGTPIPIWRSPSGDETVVIGSIKQLAELSGVLVEDLHRESIDHIEIPSAVPGNPPLRRIAPVFDCWFESGSMPFAQQHFPFENEKDFMNNFPADFIAEGIDQTRGWFYTLLVISTALFNKAPFKNLIASGLVLAADGQKMSKRKKNYPDPMEVVHKYGADALRLYLINSPVVRAESLRFKEEGVRDIIKDVFLPWYNAYRFLLQNIVRYEKEDLAGKGQYSYKRERHLKNMDKASVIDVWISSFKESLLEFFATEMKMYRLYTVVPRLTKFIDQLTNWYVRLNRRRIKGELGAEQCIQSLDTLYDVLYTMVKMMAPFTPYLTEYIFQRLALFQPPGSLEHADSVHYQMMPVSQSKFIRSDIERSVALMQSVVELGRVMRDRRTLPVKYPVSEIIVIHKDPQTLEAIKSLQDFILSELNVRKLTLSSDKEKYGVTLRAEPDHKSLGQRLKGNFKAVMAAIKALKDDEIQKHVSQGYFNILDQRIELEEVRIIYCTSEQVGGNFEAHSDNEVLVLLDMTPNEELLEEGLAREVINRVQKLKKKAQLIPTDPVLIFHELTADNKAKKETLEAQAQLTKVLASYASMIKTAVKSEFAPFSSEKAAKKRLIASELVDLKGVPLKLTICSTEELQLPSLPWLNVSLAEDLSPRFGSSNKASLFLQHNVSKEIISLPTLRSELEHLFGLYGVNFNIFVVDQQKKITELKSIDKNLSGKLLVLSRSQDALKQSAGYEISPAPYSKFVNQPSGNAIFTENPLGRIL, from the exons ATGGGAAAGAAACTGGAGCGCAGCGACGTTTGCCGGGTGCCGGAGAACATCAATTtcccggcggaggaggagaacGTACTGCAGCAGTGGCGTGACGAAAATATCTTTGAAAAGTGCAGCCAGCTGTCGAAGGGAAAGCCCAA ATACACGTTCTACGATGGACCGCCCTTCGCCACCGGGCTGCCCCACTACGGCCACATCCTGGCCGGCACCATCAAGGACATTGTCACGCGGTACGCCTACCAGCAGGGATACCATGTGGACCGCCGCTTCGGCTGGGATTGCCATGGACTCCCCGTGGAGTTCGAGATCGACAAGCTGCTGAACATCCGGGGACCCGAGGACGTGGCCAAGATGGGCATTGCCGCCTACAACGCCGAGTGCCGGAAGATTGTCATGCGGTACGCCGATGAGTGGGAGAACGTGGTGACGCGCGTGGGTCGCTGGATCGACTTCAAGAACGACTACAAGACGTTGTACCCGTGGTACATGGAGTCCATCTGGTGGATCTTCAAGCAGCTCTTCGACAAGGGTCTCGTCTACCAGGGCGTGAAGGTGATGCCCTATTCCACGGCCTGCACAACGTCGCTGTCGAACTTCGAGGCCAACCAGAACTACAAGGAGGTGGTGGATCCCTGTGTGGTGATTGCCCTAGAGGCTGTTTCGCTGCCCAATACCTTCTTCCTGGTCTGGACCACCACGCCGTGGACACTGCCCTCCAACTTTGCCTGCTGCGTCCATCCCACGATGACCTACGTGAAGGTGCGCGACGTGAAGAGTGATCGGCTGTTTGTTCTCGCTGAATCCCGGCTTTCCTACGTCTACAAAACGGAGGCGGAATACGAGATAAAGGACAAGTTTGCCGGCAAAACCCTGAAGGATCTGCACTACAAGCCTCTGTTCCCGTACTTCGAGAAACGCGGCGCCGAAGTTAAGGCTTTCCGCGTCCTGGTCGACGAGTACGTCACCGAGGATTCCGGCACGGGCATCGTGCACAATGCTCCGTACTTTGGCGAGGACGATTATCGCGTTTGCCTGGCGGCGGGACTCATCACAAAGTCCAGCGAGGTTCTCTGCCCAGTTGACGAGGCGGGTCGGTTTACGAAGGAGGCCAGCGACTTTGAGGGCCAGTACGTTAAGGATGCTGACAAGCAAATCATGGCTGTGTTGAAGGCACGCGGCAACTTGGTGTCCAGTGGCCAGGTGAAGCATAGCTACCCATTCTGCTGGCGCTCAGACACACCTCTAATTTACAAGGCCGTGCCTTCTTGGTTTGTGCGGGTCGAGCACATGTCTAAGAATCTGCTGGACTGCAGCTCCCAAACGTACTGGGTTCCCGACTTTGTCAAGGAAAAACGATTCGGCAACTGGCTAAAGGAAGCCAGAGATTGGGCT ATTTCCCGCAATCGCTACTGGGGCACGCCGATTCCCATCTGGAGGTCTCCCAGTGGTGATGAGACCGTGGTCATTGGCAGCATCAAGCAGTTGGCCGAGCTTTCCGGCGTTCTGGTTGAGGATCTGCATCGCGAAAGCATCGATCACATTGAGATTCCCTCGGCAGTTCCTGGTAACCCACCACTGCGCCGCATAGCTCCTGTTTTTGACTGCTGGTTCGAATCCGGTTCCATGCCTTTCGCACAACAGCACTTCCCGTTCGAGAACGAGAAGGACTTTATGAACAATTTCCCGGCCGACTTTATAGCAGAGGGCATTGATCAGACTCGCGGCTGGTTCTACACGCTCCTTGTGATTTCAACGGCCCTGTTCAACAAGGCTCCGTTCAAGAACCTCATTGCTAGTGGGTTGGTCTTGGCCGCCGATGGTCAGAAGATGTCGAAGCGCAAGAAGAACTATCCTGATCCCATGGAGGTGGTTCATAAATACGGAGCGGACGCCCTGCGACTTTATCTTATCAACTCGCCCGTGGTGAGGGCCGAAAGTCTGCGCTTCAAGGAAGAAGGTGTGCGCGATATCATCAAGGATGTATTCTTGCCCTGGTACAATGCCTACCGTTTCTTGTTGCAAAATATCGTGCGCTATGAGAAGGAGGATCTGGCAGGAAAAGGACAATACAGCTATAAGCGTGAACGCCATTTAAAGAATATGGATAAGGCATCCGTTATTGATGTGTGGATTTCGTCCTTTAAAGAGTCTTTGCTGGAGTTCTTTGCCACCGAGATGAAAATGTATCGTCTGTACACAGTAGTGCCCAGGCTGACCAAGTTCATTGATCAGCTAACGAATTG GTATGTGCGTCTCAACCGCCGTCGCATCAAGGGCGAATTGGGAGCTGAGCAGTGCATCCAATCACTGGACACGCTGTACGATGTTCTTTACACAATGGTCAAAATGATGGCTCCTTTCACGCCCTATCTTACGGAATATATATTCCAGCGGTTGGCTTTGTTCCAGCCACCGGGTTCCCTGGAGCATGCTGACTCAGTTCACTACCAAATGATGCCCGTCAGTCAGAGCAAGTTTATTCGAAGCGATATTGAACGCTCGGTGGCTTTGATGCAGTCAGTCGTCGAGCTGGGTCGTGTTATGCGGGATCGCCGAACCTTGCCCGTTAAGTATCCAGTTTCGGAGATCATCGTTATTCACAAGGACCCACAAACCCTGGAGGCTATCAAGAGTTTGCAGGACTTCATTCTTAGCGAACTTAATGTTCGCAAACTTACGCTGAGCTCTgataaggaaaaatatggtGTCACATTGAGGGCAGAGCCTGACCACAAG TCACTCGGTCAGCGACTTAAGGGCAATTTTAAGGCGGTTATGGCCGCAATTAAGGCTCTGAAGGATGACGAAATTCAGAAGCATGTTTCGCAGGGATACTTCAACATCCTGGATCAAAGAATAGAACTCGAAGAAGTTCGCATCATTTACTGTACCTCTGAGCAAGTGGGAGGAAACTTTGAAGCGCACAGCGATAATGAAGTTTTGGTGCTATTGGACATGACGCCAAACGAAGAGTTGCTCGAAGAAGGCTTGGCTCGTGAGGTTATTAACCGAGTCCAGAAATTGAAGAAGAAGGCTCAACTTATACCGACTGATCCTGTTCTTATTTTCCATGAGCTCACCGCTGACAACAAAGCCAAGAAGGAGACCCTGGAGGCTCAGGCTCAGCTAACGAAAGTTCTGGCAAGCTATGCAAGCATGATCAAGACGGCTGTTAAGTCTGAATTTGCTCCGTTTTCATCTGAGAAGGCAGCCAAGAAGCGGTTAATAGCTAGCGAGCTTGTTGATCTCAAAGGAGTGCCATTAAAGTTGACCATTTGCTCCACCGAGGAATTGCAGCTTCCCAGCCTGCCTTGGTTGAATGTATCCTTGGCCGAAGATCTTAGCCCGCGatttggcagcagcaacaaggcCTCTCTGTTTCTGCAGCACAATGTTAGCAAGGAAATTATCTCACTGCCTACGCTTCGCAGCGAGTTGGAGCATTTGTTTGGCCTGTATGGAGTCAACTTTAATATCTTTGTTGTAGATCAGCAGAAAAAGATTACCGAATTGAAGTCCATCGATAAGAACCTTAGCGGAAAATTGTTGGTTTTATCTCGCAGCCAGGACGCACTGAAACAGTCAGCGGGCTATGAAATATCCCCAGCGCCTTACTCTAAATTCGTGAACCAGCCTTCAGGAAATGCTATCTTTACAGAGAACCCCTTGGGACGCATCTTATAA